A section of the Pseudomonas fluorescens genome encodes:
- a CDS encoding tetratricopeptide repeat protein produces the protein MLESLEKMLAKGVDNSLLRFGLGKGYLDLKDNAQAAVHLQKCVEFDPKYSAAWKLLGKAHAALGDKDAARQAWEKGIEAAQAHGDKQAEKEMIVFLKKLDRQT, from the coding sequence ATGCTTGAGTCGCTGGAAAAGATGCTCGCCAAGGGTGTGGATAACTCACTGCTGCGCTTTGGCCTGGGCAAGGGTTATCTGGACTTGAAGGACAACGCCCAGGCGGCGGTGCATTTGCAAAAATGCGTCGAGTTCGATCCTAAGTATTCAGCGGCGTGGAAGCTGTTGGGCAAGGCACACGCTGCGCTGGGCGATAAAGACGCGGCACGGCAAGCCTGGGAGAAGGGCATCGAAGCGGCCCAGGCCCATGGCGACAAACAGGCCGAAAAAGAGATGATCGTGTTCCTGAAGAAGCTCGACCGCCAGACCTGA
- a CDS encoding lysophospholipid acyltransferase — protein MEKLKGALLVGALRLFALLPWRAVQAVGTAIGWIMWKTPNRSRDTVRINLSKCFPDMDPGEREALVGRSLMDIGKSLTESACAWIWPAQRSIDLVREVEGLEVLQQALASGKGVVGITSHLGNWEVLNHFYCSQCKPIIFYRPPKLKAVDELLRKQRVQLGNRVAASTKEGILSVIKEVRKGGQVGIPADPEPAESAGIFVPFFATQALTSKFVPNMLAGHKAVGVFLHALRLPDGSGYKVILEAAPEDMYSTDTATSCAAMSKVVERYVGAYPSQYMWSMKRFKKRPPGEARWY, from the coding sequence GTGGAAAAGTTAAAAGGCGCCTTGCTGGTAGGCGCTCTGCGGTTGTTTGCCCTGCTGCCCTGGCGCGCTGTCCAGGCCGTCGGCACGGCGATTGGCTGGATCATGTGGAAAACCCCCAACCGCTCCCGCGACACGGTGCGGATCAATCTGTCCAAATGCTTCCCGGACATGGACCCAGGCGAACGTGAAGCGCTGGTCGGTCGCAGCCTGATGGACATCGGCAAGTCCCTGACCGAAAGCGCCTGCGCCTGGATCTGGCCGGCCCAGCGTTCCATCGACCTGGTGCGCGAAGTCGAAGGCCTGGAAGTGCTGCAGCAAGCCCTGGCTTCGGGCAAAGGGGTGGTTGGCATCACCAGCCACCTGGGCAACTGGGAAGTGTTGAATCACTTCTATTGCAGCCAGTGCAAACCGATCATTTTCTACCGCCCGCCCAAGCTCAAGGCGGTGGATGAGCTGCTGCGCAAGCAACGTGTGCAGTTGGGCAACCGGGTGGCGGCGTCGACCAAGGAAGGCATCCTCAGTGTCATCAAGGAAGTGCGCAAGGGCGGCCAGGTGGGGATTCCTGCTGACCCGGAGCCGGCGGAATCGGCCGGGATCTTCGTGCCGTTCTTTGCTACCCAGGCGCTGACCAGCAAGTTCGTGCCGAACATGCTCGCGGGCCATAAGGCGGTCGGTGTGTTCCTGCATGCCCTGCGGCTGCCGGACGGCTCGGGTTACAAAGTGATCCTGGAGGCGGCGCCAGAAGACATGTACAGCACCGACACCGCCACGTCCTGCGCGGCGATGAGCAAGGTGGTGGAGCGCTATGTCGGCGCTTACCCGAGCCAGTACATGTGGAGCATGAAGCGCTTCAAGAAACGCCCGCCGGGTGAGGCGCGGTGGTACTGA
- the gmhB gene encoding D-glycero-beta-D-manno-heptose 1,7-bisphosphate 7-phosphatase produces the protein MMLKLLILDRDGVINYDSDAYIKSVEEWIPLPGSIEAIAQLSKAGWTVAIATNQSGIARGYYDIATLDAMHARLRALVAEQGGEVGLVVYCPHGPDEGCACRKPKPGMLKIISEHYKVPLAGIWFVGDSLGDLEAAKAVDSQPVLVKTGKGEKTQAKSLPVGTLIFDDLAAVAAELINN, from the coding sequence ATCATGTTGAAACTGCTGATTCTCGATCGGGACGGGGTGATCAACTACGACTCCGACGCATACATCAAGTCGGTGGAGGAGTGGATCCCGCTGCCCGGCTCGATCGAGGCCATCGCGCAGTTGAGCAAGGCCGGCTGGACAGTCGCCATTGCGACCAACCAGTCCGGCATCGCCCGCGGCTACTACGACATCGCTACCCTGGACGCCATGCACGCGCGCTTGCGCGCATTGGTGGCGGAGCAGGGCGGTGAGGTGGGGCTGGTGGTGTACTGCCCCCACGGGCCGGACGAGGGCTGCGCTTGCCGCAAACCCAAGCCTGGCATGTTGAAAATCATTTCAGAACATTACAAGGTGCCCCTGGCTGGGATATGGTTCGTCGGGGACAGTCTCGGTGACCTGGAGGCGGCCAAAGCCGTCGACTCTCAGCCAGTTTTGGTAAAGACCGGGAAAGGCGAAAAGACCCAGGCAAAAAGCCTGCCGGTCGGCACCTTGATTTTTGACGATCTGGCGGCGGTTGCCGCAGAACTTATCAACAACTAG
- a CDS encoding DNA-3-methyladenine glycosylase I: MPRCFWCSEDPLYMAYHDQEWGTPLRDAQGLFELLLLEGFQAGLSWITVLRKREHYRKVLFGFDPQRLAQLSDAEIEQLMLDPGIVRNRLKLNATRRNAAAWLALEDPVGLLWSFVDGVPKVNHFKDRSEVPAITPQAEAMSKALKKAGFTFVGPTICYAFMQASGMVMDHTQDCDRYADWANAG; this comes from the coding sequence ATGCCACGCTGCTTTTGGTGTTCTGAAGATCCGCTGTACATGGCTTATCACGATCAAGAGTGGGGAACGCCGCTGCGTGATGCGCAGGGATTGTTCGAGTTGCTTTTGCTCGAAGGGTTCCAGGCGGGCCTGTCCTGGATCACCGTTTTACGCAAACGCGAGCATTATCGAAAGGTCTTGTTCGGTTTTGATCCCCAACGCCTGGCGCAGTTGAGCGATGCAGAGATTGAGCAGTTGATGCTTGACCCAGGCATCGTGCGCAACCGTTTGAAACTCAATGCCACCCGGCGCAATGCGGCGGCCTGGCTGGCGCTGGAGGACCCGGTGGGGTTGCTCTGGTCGTTTGTCGACGGCGTGCCCAAGGTCAATCATTTCAAGGATCGCAGCGAAGTCCCGGCGATCACGCCACAGGCCGAGGCCATGAGCAAAGCCCTCAAGAAAGCCGGCTTCACGTTCGTCGGGCCGACCATCTGCTACGCGTTCATGCAGGCCTCGGGCATGGTCATGGACCACACCCAGGACTGCGACCGTTACGCGGACTGGGCCAACGCCGGGTAG
- the trkA gene encoding Trk system potassium transporter TrkA: MKIIILGAGQVGGTLAEHLASEANDITVVDTDAERLRGLGDRLDIRTVQGRASFPTVLRQAGADDADMLVAVTNSDETNMVACQVAHTLFHTPTKIARVREAAYLTRAGLFDNDAIPVDVLISPEQVVTHYIKRLIEIPGALQVIDFAEGKAQLVAVKAYYGGPLVGQQLRQLREHMPNVETRVAAIFRRDRPILPQGDTVIEADDEVFFIAAKANIRAVMSEMRRLDENYKRIVIAGGGQIGERLAEAIESRYQVKIIEMNPARCRHLSDTLDSTVVLQGSASDRDLLMEENIADADIFLALTNDDEANIMSSLLAKRMGAKKVMTIINNPAYVDLIQGGDIDIAISPQLATIGTLLAHVRRGDIVSVHSLRRGAAEAIEAIAHGDSKSSKVIGRAIRDIGLPPGTTIGAIIRDEEVIIAHDDTVIAAGDHVILFLVDKKHIRDVEKLFHVGLSFF, translated from the coding sequence ATGAAGATCATCATCCTCGGCGCAGGGCAGGTCGGCGGTACGCTGGCCGAGCATTTGGCCAGTGAAGCCAACGACATTACCGTGGTCGACACCGACGCCGAACGCCTGCGCGGCCTGGGCGACCGCCTGGATATCCGCACAGTCCAGGGCCGCGCCTCGTTCCCCACCGTGCTGCGCCAGGCCGGGGCCGACGATGCCGACATGCTGGTGGCAGTGACCAACAGTGACGAGACCAACATGGTTGCCTGCCAGGTCGCCCACACCCTGTTCCACACCCCGACCAAGATCGCCCGGGTGCGTGAAGCGGCCTACCTGACCCGCGCCGGCCTGTTCGACAACGACGCGATCCCCGTGGACGTGCTGATCAGCCCCGAGCAGGTGGTGACCCACTACATCAAGCGCCTGATCGAAATCCCCGGTGCGTTGCAGGTGATCGACTTTGCCGAAGGCAAGGCGCAACTGGTGGCGGTCAAGGCCTACTACGGCGGGCCGCTGGTGGGCCAGCAGCTGCGCCAGCTGCGCGAACACATGCCGAATGTGGAAACCCGCGTGGCCGCAATTTTCCGCCGCGACCGGCCGATCCTGCCCCAGGGCGACACAGTGATCGAAGCCGACGACGAAGTATTCTTCATCGCCGCCAAGGCCAACATTCGTGCCGTGATGAGCGAAATGCGCCGGCTCGACGAAAACTACAAGCGCATCGTCATCGCCGGCGGCGGGCAGATCGGCGAACGCCTGGCCGAAGCCATCGAAAGCCGCTATCAGGTAAAGATCATCGAGATGAACCCGGCACGTTGCCGGCATTTGTCCGACACCCTCGATAGCACCGTGGTCCTGCAAGGCAGCGCTTCGGACCGTGACCTGCTGATGGAAGAAAACATCGCCGACGCCGATATCTTCCTGGCCCTGACCAACGACGACGAGGCCAATATCATGTCGTCGCTGCTGGCCAAGCGAATGGGGGCGAAGAAGGTGATGACCATCATCAACAACCCCGCCTATGTGGACCTGATCCAGGGCGGCGATATCGACATCGCCATCAGCCCGCAGTTGGCCACCATCGGCACCTTGCTGGCCCACGTGCGGCGCGGCGATATCGTCAGCGTGCACTCATTGCGCCGCGGCGCGGCGGAAGCCATCGAAGCGATTGCCCATGGCGACTCCAAGTCGAGCAAGGTGATTGGCCGGGCGATCCGCGATATCGGCTTGCCGCCGGGTACCACCATTGGCGCGATCATTCGGGATGAAGAAGTGATCATCGCCCATGACGACACGGTGATCGCCGCTGGGGACCATGTGATTCTGTTCCTGGTGGATAAAAAACATATCCGCGATGTGGAGAAATTATTCCACGTGGGGTTGAGCTTTTTTTGA
- the fmt gene encoding methionyl-tRNA formyltransferase — MTEPLRIVFAGTPEFAAEHLKALLASPYEIVAVYTQPDRPAGRGQKLMPSPVKQLALENGIVVLQPPTLRNAEAQAELAALKPDLLVVVAYGLILPQAVLDIPRLGCINSHASLLPRWRGAAPIQRAVQAGDAESGVTVMRMEAGLDTGPMLLKVTTPITAQDTGGSLHDRLAEMGPPAVVAAIAGLAAGTLQGEIQDDSLATYAHKLNKDEARIDWSRPAVELERLVRAFNPWPICHSTLNGEALKVLAATLAEGSGAPGEIIGASREGLLVACGEQALCLTRLQLPGGKALNFSDLFNSRREKFSPGIILGVDA; from the coding sequence ATGACCGAGCCACTGCGCATCGTTTTTGCCGGCACCCCCGAATTTGCCGCCGAACACCTCAAGGCCCTGCTTGCCAGCCCTTATGAAATCGTCGCGGTGTATACCCAGCCGGATCGCCCGGCCGGCCGTGGGCAAAAACTGATGCCCAGCCCGGTCAAGCAACTGGCGCTGGAAAACGGCATCGTTGTGCTGCAACCACCGACCCTGCGCAACGCCGAGGCCCAGGCTGAACTGGCCGCGTTGAAACCGGACCTGCTTGTAGTGGTGGCCTATGGCCTGATCCTCCCGCAGGCAGTACTGGATATCCCACGCCTGGGCTGCATCAACAGTCACGCCTCGCTGCTGCCGCGCTGGCGCGGAGCCGCGCCGATCCAGCGCGCGGTGCAAGCCGGTGATGCAGAAAGCGGCGTGACCGTGATGCGCATGGAGGCCGGCCTGGACACCGGGCCAATGCTGCTCAAGGTCACCACACCCATCACCGCGCAAGACACCGGCGGCAGCCTGCATGACCGGCTGGCCGAGATGGGCCCGCCAGCGGTGGTCGCGGCAATTGCCGGCCTCGCCGCCGGTACCCTGCAAGGCGAAATACAGGACGACAGCCTCGCCACCTACGCCCACAAGCTGAACAAGGACGAAGCGCGCATCGACTGGAGCCGCCCGGCCGTGGAGCTGGAGCGCCTGGTACGCGCCTTCAACCCGTGGCCGATCTGCCACAGCACCCTCAATGGCGAAGCCTTGAAAGTCCTCGCCGCCACCCTGGCCGAAGGCAGCGGCGCGCCCGGTGAAATCATCGGCGCCAGCAGGGAAGGCCTGCTGGTGGCCTGCGGTGAACAGGCACTGTGTCTGACCCGTTTGCAATTGCCCGGCGGCAAGGCGCTGAACTTCAGCGATTTGTTCAACAGCCGCCGTGAGAAATTTTCCCCCGGTATCATTCTTGGAGTGGACGCTTGA
- the glyQ gene encoding glycine--tRNA ligase subunit alpha → MSQPTPAVRTFQDLILALQQYWAEQGCVVLQPYDMEVGAGTFHTATFLRAIGPETWNAAYVQPSRRPTDGRYGENPNRLQHYYQFQVVLKPNPDNFQELYLGSLKHVGLDPLVHDIRFVEDNWESPTLGAWGLGWEVWLNGMEVTQFTYFQQAGGIECYPVTGEITYGLERLAMYLQGVDSVYDLVWADGPFGKVTYGDVFHQNEVEQSTYNFEHANVEKLFELFDFYESEAKRLIELDQPLPLPSYEMVLKASHTFNLLDARRAISVTARQQYILRVRTLARSVAQAYLLARAKLGFPMATPDLRDEVLAKLEAAQ, encoded by the coding sequence GTGAGCCAGCCTACGCCAGCCGTGCGTACCTTCCAAGACTTGATCCTCGCCCTCCAGCAATACTGGGCCGAGCAAGGTTGTGTGGTACTTCAGCCCTACGATATGGAAGTAGGCGCCGGCACTTTCCACACCGCAACATTCCTGCGGGCCATCGGCCCGGAAACCTGGAACGCCGCTTATGTGCAGCCCAGTCGTCGCCCGACTGACGGCCGCTACGGCGAAAACCCCAACCGTCTGCAGCACTACTACCAGTTCCAGGTGGTCCTCAAGCCAAACCCGGACAACTTCCAGGAGCTGTACCTGGGCTCGTTGAAGCATGTCGGCCTGGACCCGCTGGTCCACGATATCCGTTTCGTCGAAGACAACTGGGAATCGCCAACCCTCGGCGCCTGGGGCCTGGGCTGGGAAGTCTGGCTCAATGGCATGGAAGTGACGCAGTTCACTTACTTCCAGCAAGCGGGCGGTATCGAGTGCTACCCGGTGACCGGCGAGATCACCTACGGCCTGGAACGCCTGGCCATGTACCTGCAAGGTGTGGACTCGGTCTACGACCTGGTGTGGGCTGACGGTCCGTTCGGCAAAGTGACTTATGGCGATGTGTTCCACCAGAACGAAGTGGAGCAGTCCACCTACAACTTCGAACACGCCAACGTCGAGAAGCTGTTCGAGTTGTTCGACTTCTACGAAAGCGAAGCCAAGCGCCTGATCGAACTGGATCAGCCGCTGCCGCTGCCAAGCTATGAAATGGTCCTGAAGGCTTCCCATACCTTCAACCTGCTGGATGCTCGCCGTGCCATCTCGGTCACCGCGCGCCAGCAATACATCCTGCGTGTGCGCACCCTGGCGCGTTCTGTCGCCCAAGCCTACCTGCTGGCTCGCGCCAAGCTGGGCTTCCCGATGGCAACCCCGGATTTGCGTGATGAAGTGTTGGCTAAGCTGGAGGCTGCACAATGA
- the rsmB gene encoding 16S rRNA (cytosine(967)-C(5))-methyltransferase RsmB: MNPRLAAAKALAAVLTGKASLNSSLPVQLDKVEDRDRGFTQDLAFGTARWQPRLSALAAKLLQKPFKAADADVEALLLVGLYQLLYSRVPAHAAIGETVGCADKLKKPWAKALLNAVLRRAQRESEGLLAELEHDPVVRTAHPRWLQKSLKAFWPKQWEAICAANNAHPPMILRVNRRHHHRNAYLTLLADASINASACVYSQDGIVLETACDVRSLPGFAEGWISVQDEAAQLAAGLLDLAPGQRVLDACCAPGGKTCHIMEVEPGLAGVVAVDLEAKRLVRVRENLARLGLDAELIAADGRDTATWWDGKPFQRILLDAPCSATGVIRRHPDIKLTRQPDDIASLAALQGELLDALWPTLEVGGILLYATCSTLPTENTEVIEAFLARTSGARELDMATTAGLKQPHGRQLLAQEGGHDGFYYAKLIKIAAARG; this comes from the coding sequence ATGAACCCGCGTTTGGCCGCTGCCAAGGCCCTGGCCGCCGTGCTAACTGGCAAGGCTTCCCTGAACAGTTCGTTGCCAGTGCAACTGGATAAAGTCGAAGACCGTGATCGCGGCTTCACCCAGGACCTGGCCTTTGGCACCGCCCGCTGGCAGCCGCGCCTGTCGGCGCTGGCAGCCAAGCTGCTGCAAAAGCCGTTCAAGGCTGCCGATGCCGATGTCGAGGCGCTGTTGCTGGTGGGGCTCTACCAGTTGCTCTACAGCCGGGTGCCCGCCCACGCCGCCATCGGTGAAACCGTGGGCTGCGCCGACAAGCTGAAAAAGCCCTGGGCCAAAGCCTTGCTCAACGCCGTGTTGCGCCGCGCCCAGCGCGAAAGCGAGGGGTTGCTGGCCGAGCTCGAACACGACCCGGTAGTGCGCACCGCACACCCACGCTGGCTGCAAAAATCCCTCAAGGCGTTCTGGCCCAAGCAGTGGGAAGCCATCTGTGCCGCCAACAACGCGCACCCGCCGATGATTTTGCGGGTCAATCGCCGCCATCACCACCGTAATGCCTATCTCACGTTACTGGCCGATGCCAGCATCAATGCTAGCGCCTGTGTGTACAGCCAGGACGGAATCGTGCTGGAGACCGCCTGCGATGTACGCAGCCTGCCGGGCTTTGCCGAAGGCTGGATCAGCGTGCAGGACGAAGCGGCGCAACTGGCCGCCGGCCTGCTCGACCTGGCACCGGGCCAGCGGGTGCTGGACGCCTGCTGCGCCCCAGGCGGCAAGACCTGCCACATCATGGAAGTCGAGCCCGGCCTGGCCGGAGTCGTCGCCGTCGACCTGGAAGCCAAGCGCCTGGTACGGGTGCGCGAAAACCTTGCACGCCTGGGCCTGGACGCCGAGCTGATTGCCGCCGATGGTCGCGATACCGCCACCTGGTGGGATGGCAAGCCGTTCCAGCGCATCCTGCTGGACGCGCCCTGTTCCGCCACCGGCGTGATCCGCCGTCACCCGGATATCAAGCTGACCCGCCAACCCGATGACATCGCCTCCCTGGCCGCGTTGCAAGGCGAGCTGCTGGACGCACTGTGGCCGACGCTGGAAGTCGGTGGCATCCTGCTCTACGCCACCTGCTCGACCCTGCCGACCGAAAACACCGAGGTCATCGAAGCCTTCCTCGCGCGCACCAGCGGCGCGCGGGAGTTGGACATGGCTACCACGGCGGGCCTCAAGCAGCCCCATGGCCGCCAGCTGTTGGCGCAGGAAGGCGGACACGATGGTTTTTACTACGCCAAACTGATCAAGATTGCCGCTGCACGCGGCTGA
- the glyS gene encoding glycine--tRNA ligase subunit beta — protein sequence MSAQDFLVELGTEELPPKALNTLADAFLAGIEKGLQTAGLKFEAKKVYAAPRRLAVLLTALQTQQPDRSINLDGPPRQAAFDAEGNPTQAALGFAKKCGVELSEIDQSGPKLRFSQVIKGKPTASLLPTIVEDSLNDLPIPKRMRWGARKEEFVRPTQWLVMLLGDQVIDCTILAQKAGRDSRGHRFHHPQDVRITSPANYLNDLRAAYVLADANERRELISKRTEELARLQEGTAIVPPSLLDEVTALVEWPVPLVCSFEERFLDVPQEALITTMQDNQKYFCLLDVDGKLLPRFITVANIESKDPQQIIAGNEKVVRPRLTDAEFFFKQDKKQKLEDFNLRLQNVVFQEKLGSVYDKAVRVSKLAAYIAPRIGGDAALAARAGLLCKCDLATEMVGEFPEMQGVAGYYYALNDGEPEDVALALNEQYMPRGAGAELPTTLTGAAVAIADKLDTLVGIFGIGMLPTGSKDPYALRRAALGVLRILIDKKLDLDLTQAVVFAVGQFASKVKQAGLAEQVLEFVFDRLRARYEDEGVDVSVYLSVRALQPGSALDFDQRVQAVQAFRKLPEADALAAVNKRVSNLLSKAEGLGNADVDPGLFADAKEFSLNSAIAKAENAVKPLIAERNYAEALARLATLREPVDAFFEAVMINAEDAGVRKNRYAMLARLRGLFVNIADISTLS from the coding sequence ATGAGTGCTCAAGATTTCCTGGTTGAACTGGGCACCGAAGAGCTGCCACCCAAGGCCCTGAACACACTGGCCGACGCCTTCCTGGCCGGTATCGAAAAAGGCCTGCAGACCGCTGGCCTGAAATTCGAAGCGAAGAAAGTCTATGCCGCGCCACGTCGCCTGGCCGTGTTGCTGACCGCGCTGCAAACCCAACAGCCGGACCGCAGCATCAACCTCGACGGCCCACCGCGCCAGGCCGCTTTCGATGCCGAAGGCAACCCGACCCAGGCCGCCCTGGGTTTTGCCAAGAAGTGCGGCGTCGAGCTGAGCGAGATCGACCAGAGCGGCCCGAAACTGCGTTTCAGCCAGGTCATCAAGGGCAAGCCGACCGCCAGCCTGCTGCCGACCATCGTTGAAGACTCCCTGAACGACCTGCCGATCCCCAAGCGCATGCGCTGGGGGGCTCGCAAGGAAGAGTTCGTACGTCCGACCCAATGGTTGGTGATGCTGCTCGGTGATCAAGTCATCGACTGCACCATCCTCGCCCAGAAGGCCGGTCGCGACTCCCGTGGCCACCGTTTCCACCACCCGCAAGACGTGCGCATCACCTCGCCCGCCAATTACCTCAATGACCTGCGTGCAGCCTATGTGCTGGCGGATGCCAACGAGCGTCGCGAGCTGATCAGCAAACGCACCGAAGAGCTGGCCCGCTTGCAGGAAGGCACGGCTATCGTGCCGCCAAGCCTGCTCGACGAAGTGACAGCCCTGGTCGAGTGGCCGGTGCCGCTGGTGTGCTCGTTCGAAGAGCGCTTCCTCGATGTACCGCAAGAAGCCCTGATCACCACCATGCAGGACAACCAGAAGTATTTCTGCCTGCTGGATGTGGACGGCAAGTTGCTGCCGCGCTTTATCACCGTGGCCAACATCGAAAGCAAGGACCCGCAGCAGATCATCGCCGGTAACGAGAAAGTCGTTCGCCCGCGCCTGACCGATGCCGAGTTTTTCTTCAAGCAAGACAAGAAGCAGAAACTCGAAGACTTCAACCTGCGCCTGCAGAACGTGGTGTTCCAGGAGAAGCTGGGCAGCGTCTACGACAAGGCTGTACGGGTTTCCAAGCTCGCGGCCTACATCGCCCCGCGTATTGGCGGCGATGCGGCCCTGGCCGCACGCGCTGGCCTGCTGTGCAAGTGCGACCTGGCCACCGAGATGGTCGGCGAGTTCCCGGAAATGCAAGGCGTTGCCGGTTACTACTACGCACTCAATGACGGCGAGCCTGAAGACGTCGCCCTGGCGTTGAACGAGCAGTACATGCCGCGTGGCGCTGGCGCCGAGCTGCCGACCACCCTGACCGGTGCGGCCGTGGCCATCGCTGACAAGCTGGACACCCTGGTCGGTATCTTCGGCATCGGCATGTTGCCTACCGGCAGCAAAGACCCGTATGCCCTGCGCCGCGCCGCCCTCGGCGTGCTGCGTATCCTGATCGACAAGAAACTGGACCTCGACCTGACCCAGGCCGTGGTGTTTGCGGTGGGTCAGTTCGCCAGCAAGGTCAAGCAAGCCGGCCTGGCCGAGCAGGTGCTGGAGTTCGTGTTCGACCGCCTGCGTGCCCGCTACGAAGACGAAGGCGTGGATGTTTCGGTGTACCTGTCGGTACGTGCCCTGCAACCGGGTTCGGCGCTGGACTTCGACCAGCGCGTACAAGCCGTGCAGGCCTTCCGCAAGCTGCCGGAAGCCGATGCCCTGGCCGCCGTGAACAAGCGCGTGTCAAACCTGTTGAGCAAGGCCGAGGGCCTGGGCAACGCCGATGTCGATCCTGGCCTGTTTGCCGATGCCAAGGAGTTCTCGCTGAACTCGGCCATCGCCAAGGCAGAAAACGCGGTGAAACCGCTGATCGCCGAACGCAACTACGCCGAAGCGCTGGCACGCCTGGCCACCTTGCGCGAGCCGGTGGATGCGTTCTTCGAAGCGGTGATGATCAATGCCGAAGATGCCGGCGTGCGGAAAAACCGCTACGCCATGCTGGCGCGCCTGCGCGGTTTGTTCGTCAACATCGCTGACATTTCGACGCTGAGCTGA
- a CDS encoding lysophospholipid acyltransferase family protein, which yields MSILQAIRTFFFYLLLGTSSFLWCTLSFFIAPFLPFKARYRFINVYWCRCALWLTKVFLGIRFEVKGAENVPDQPCVILSNHQSTWETFFLSAYFSPLSQVLKRELLFVPFFGWAMAMLRPIAIDRDNPKAALKHVAKKGDELLKDGVWVLIFPEGTRVPFGTVGKFSRGGTALAVNANLPVLPIAHNAGKFWPKEGWAKRKGTITVVIGEPMYAEGEGPRAIAALNDRAAAWNEAQQRAMGSLPPLPVAEDHAVI from the coding sequence ATGTCGATTTTGCAGGCCATCAGAACCTTCTTCTTTTACCTGCTGCTGGGCACCAGTTCGTTTCTCTGGTGCACCCTGAGCTTTTTCATTGCGCCCTTTTTGCCATTCAAGGCGCGCTATCGCTTTATCAATGTCTATTGGTGCCGCTGCGCTTTGTGGCTGACCAAGGTGTTCCTGGGCATTCGTTTCGAGGTCAAGGGCGCCGAGAATGTCCCGGACCAACCGTGCGTGATTCTGTCGAACCACCAGAGCACCTGGGAGACCTTCTTCCTTTCTGCGTATTTCTCGCCCCTGAGCCAGGTGCTCAAGCGTGAGCTGCTGTTCGTACCGTTCTTTGGCTGGGCCATGGCCATGCTGCGCCCGATTGCCATCGACCGGGACAACCCCAAGGCTGCGCTCAAGCATGTGGCGAAGAAGGGTGACGAGTTGCTCAAGGATGGCGTTTGGGTACTGATCTTCCCAGAAGGCACCCGCGTTCCCTTTGGCACTGTAGGCAAATTCTCTCGGGGCGGTACGGCATTGGCGGTTAACGCCAACCTGCCGGTACTGCCGATTGCCCACAACGCTGGAAAGTTCTGGCCCAAGGAAGGTTGGGCCAAGCGTAAAGGCACCATTACCGTGGTGATCGGCGAGCCGATGTATGCCGAAGGGGAAGGACCACGTGCAATTGCCGCACTCAATGACCGCGCTGCCGCCTGGAATGAAGCGCAGCAACGGGCCATGGGTTCGCTGCCGCCACTGCCCGTTGCAGAAGACCACGCGGTGATCTGA
- the def gene encoding peptide deformylase: MAILNILEFPDSRLRTIAKPVAVVDDKVRQLVDDMFETMYEAPGIGLAATQVNVHLRVVVMDLSEDRSEPMVYINPQFEPLTDEMGEYQEGCLSVPEFYENVERPLRVKIKALDRDGKPFELIAEGLLAVCIQHECDHLNGKLFVDYLSTLKRDRIKKKLEKKHRQQA; encoded by the coding sequence ATGGCTATTTTGAACATCCTCGAATTCCCGGACTCGCGCCTGCGCACTATTGCCAAACCGGTGGCCGTAGTGGACGACAAGGTTCGTCAGCTGGTCGATGACATGTTTGAAACAATGTATGAAGCCCCGGGCATCGGCCTCGCCGCGACCCAGGTCAACGTGCACCTGCGCGTGGTGGTCATGGACCTGTCCGAAGACCGCAGCGAACCGATGGTGTACATCAACCCGCAGTTCGAGCCGCTGACCGACGAGATGGGCGAATACCAGGAAGGCTGCCTGTCGGTGCCCGAGTTCTACGAGAACGTCGAACGCCCACTGCGCGTCAAGATCAAGGCCCTGGACCGTGACGGCAAGCCATTCGAGCTGATTGCCGAAGGCCTGCTGGCAGTATGCATCCAGCATGAGTGCGACCACCTCAACGGCAAGCTGTTTGTCGATTACCTGTCCACGCTCAAACGCGACCGGATCAAGAAGAAACTGGAAAAGAAGCATCGCCAGCAAGCTTGA